In Glandiceps talaboti chromosome 6, keGlaTala1.1, whole genome shotgun sequence, one DNA window encodes the following:
- the LOC144436212 gene encoding uncharacterized protein LOC144436212, producing MVVIEAVSATKLNVTWMEPTRVVGVLESYNVYYKSKDESDYSTSIRTSGPVTHLVVDGLEADTVYDIQVTANTKDTDGTTAESEFSDVVSHRTLEGGSSPGNTVVIVTVVVLVLLLILVIVIIVVIVIVVRRKMKTTAENVPGETDDNYTELTGVRNQHIYTGLQRNTTTGDDSQVNESYANGDQSGSMDEDKHDYDEIEK from the exons ATGGTTGTCATAGAAGCAGTATCTGCCACTAAACTGAATGTCACATGGATGGAACCAACACGTGTCGTGGGTGTGCTAGAATCCTACAATGTCTATTACAAATCAAAAGATGAATCGGACTATTCTACGTCGATACGCA CTTCTGGTCCAGTTACACATCTTGTGGTTGATGGTTTAGAAGCTGACACAGTATATGACATACAGGTGACTGCAAACACTAAGGATACAGATGGTACTACTGCAGAAAGTGAATTCTCAGATGTTGTTAGTCACCGTACATTGGAAGGGG GTTCATCGCCTGGAAATACTGTCGTCATAGTAACAGTGGTTGTTTTGGTTCTTCTCCTTATTTTGGTGATAGTGATTATCGTCGTGATTGTGATCGTCGTGAG GAGGAAAATGAAAACCACGGCGGAGAATG TGCCTGGAGAAACAGATGATAATTATACAGAATTGACTGGTGTTAGAAACCAACACATCTACACTGGCCTTCAAAGGAATACTACCACTGGTGACGATTCCCAGGTTAATGAAAGCTATGCAAATGGGGATCAGTCTGGTTCCATGGATGAAGACAAACACGACTATGacgaaattgaaaaataa
- the LOC144436831 gene encoding uncharacterized protein LOC144436831 gives MVNSICALCLVVLIIIRLTQGVCNTLPTLYGTVTTTCTTSQVENTQCTYTCDSGYHTIDGTDSVTITCNVDGSWSTENVVGQLSVSLVQQSPLLLINTTDLQLDCTVNLPSNDATVEWSLDGQVLPDTATPTDSGVTLTRINPDPISDSGVYVCSATTGDATDTQVIISSASISIDVQVPATISEEPMDQNTPLTQTVVFDCVGHGKSIAALTWYKDETRVSL, from the exons ATGGTTAACTCAATATGTGCTTTATGTTTAGTTGTGCTCATAATTATTCGGTTAACTCAAG GTGTCTGTAATACTCTGCCTACATTATATGGTACAgtaacaactacatgtaccacatcaCAAGTGGAAAATACccagtgtacatatacatgtgattCAGGTTATCATACTATAGATGGGACAGATTCAGTTACCATCACATGTAACGTTGATGGATCTTGGAGTACTGAGAATGTTGTTG GACAACTGTCAGTATCATTGGTTCAACAGAGTCCGCTTCTATTAATCAACACAACAGACTTACAACTAGACTGTACTGTTAATCTACCAAGTAATGATGCAACAGTAGAATGGAGTCTAGATGGCCAGGTTTTACCAGATACTGCAACACCAACAGATAGTGGTGTAACATTAACAAGAATTAATcctgatcccatcagtgatagtGGTGTTTACGTATGCAGTGCAACTACAGGTGATGCAACTGACACTCAAGTTATTATTAGCTCTGCAAGTATCAGTATTGATGTACAAG TACCAGCAACAATATCAGAAGAACCTATGGACCAAAATACACCATTAACCCAGACTGTTGTCTTTGATTGCGTTGGACATGGTAAATCCATTGCTGCACTAACCTGGTACAAGGATGAGACTCGAGTTTCCTTATGA